From one Nonomuraea polychroma genomic stretch:
- a CDS encoding DsbA family protein has protein sequence MSKGDRTKTKSAREKIKEQQAAARARDKRRRLVTYVTAGVVAVAAVGLGWLYAATTSSPEEASAGLAPITVQPDGSVVMAQNGVTKPVVDIYEDFQCPACKEAERVSGQTFKNLAAEGKAKVVYHPITIFSQEPTKSNSVRAGSAARCIADGKQWMAFHDLLFKNQPAETVEGFTNDQLVEWGKQAGVTAPDFQQCVTSGKNAQAQLSYSEKIMTEQKLNSTPTVKLNGTEIDNQVVFSPQQLRDAITKAAK, from the coding sequence ATGAGCAAGGGCGATCGTACGAAGACCAAGTCCGCCCGCGAGAAGATCAAGGAGCAGCAGGCCGCCGCACGGGCGCGCGACAAGCGCCGGCGACTGGTGACGTACGTGACCGCCGGCGTGGTCGCGGTGGCCGCGGTCGGGCTCGGCTGGTTGTACGCGGCCACCACCTCGAGCCCGGAGGAGGCCTCGGCAGGGCTCGCACCGATCACCGTGCAGCCCGACGGCAGTGTCGTGATGGCCCAGAACGGCGTCACGAAGCCCGTCGTCGACATCTATGAGGACTTCCAGTGCCCGGCCTGCAAGGAGGCCGAGCGGGTCAGCGGGCAGACGTTCAAGAACCTCGCCGCCGAGGGCAAGGCCAAGGTCGTCTACCACCCCATCACGATCTTCTCCCAGGAGCCCACCAAGTCCAACTCCGTGCGTGCGGGCAGCGCCGCCCGGTGCATCGCCGACGGCAAGCAGTGGATGGCCTTCCACGACCTGCTCTTCAAGAACCAGCCGGCCGAGACCGTCGAGGGCTTCACCAACGACCAGCTCGTGGAGTGGGGCAAGCAGGCCGGGGTGACCGCGCCGGACTTCCAGCAGTGCGTCACCTCGGGCAAGAACGCTCAGGCGCAGCTGTCGTACAGTGAAAAGATCATGACGGAGCAGAAGTTGAACAGTACGCCGACCGTGAAGTTGAACGGAACAGAAATAGACAATCAGGTAGTCTTCAGTCCCCAGCAACTGCGCGATGCGATTACGAAGGCGGCTAAGTAG
- a CDS encoding VIT1/CCC1 transporter family protein, which produces MSGRAEAHHQHRDVTGGWLRPSVFGAMDGLVSNFALIAGVAGGTTNTKVIALGGVAGLAAGALSMAGGEYVSVASQRELAQAEIAVERRELDRHPDDERAELAQSFVDKGVEPGLAAEVARQISQNPDRALEVHARTELGVVPGELPSPMLAAVSSFLSFAVGAVLPLLPYVFAAEGLVESAVVSCVALFGAGAIVSAVTARSWWYSGLRQLVVGALAAGVTFGVGSLIGSTGL; this is translated from the coding sequence ATGAGCGGCCGCGCGGAGGCCCACCACCAGCACCGCGACGTCACAGGGGGTTGGTTGCGACCCTCGGTGTTCGGCGCGATGGACGGTTTGGTGTCGAACTTCGCGCTCATCGCGGGTGTCGCCGGCGGCACCACGAACACCAAGGTCATCGCCCTCGGCGGCGTCGCCGGCCTGGCCGCCGGTGCCCTGTCCATGGCGGGCGGCGAATACGTGTCGGTGGCCAGCCAGCGCGAGCTCGCCCAGGCCGAGATCGCCGTCGAGCGGCGTGAGCTCGACCGCCATCCCGACGACGAGCGGGCCGAGCTGGCTCAGTCGTTCGTCGACAAGGGCGTGGAGCCGGGCCTGGCCGCCGAGGTGGCCAGGCAGATCTCCCAGAACCCGGACCGGGCGCTGGAGGTCCACGCCCGTACCGAGCTGGGCGTCGTCCCCGGTGAGCTGCCGTCGCCGATGCTGGCCGCGGTGTCATCGTTTCTGTCCTTTGCGGTGGGGGCGGTGCTGCCGCTGCTGCCGTACGTGTTCGCGGCCGAAGGGCTGGTGGAGTCTGCGGTGGTGTCCTGCGTGGCGCTGTTCGGGGCGGGCGCGATCGTGTCGGCTGTGACGGCACGCAGCTGGTGGTATTCCGGGCTGCGTCAGCTCGTGGTGGGCGCGCTGGCGGCCGGGGTCACGTTCGGCGTCGGCAGCCTGATCGGGTCGACGGGGCTGTGA
- a CDS encoding bis-aminopropyl spermidine synthase family protein has product MERVDAGRDGVGQVRMERDGLERLLGAAGAESRRLRHALALLCDGKWWTLASLVRSTATSRRTIEALLRELPLERAGDRFRVPLTHTPDYQDLLAVAPPPEDPVAHLVPHYAHVLERLTELIAGAPRSRHVLDHVSATPDTVLRRALLLGARYWLPGTRLLCVGDHDLTSLAVKLVHPETDVTVVDIDERILAYIDDQELGVRTRWADLRLGLPASARDHDLALTDPPYTPEGTGLFVARAVEGLTDEGRVLLAYGASERTPMLAFKVQQALSELNLTYEAIYPDFNRYFGAEAIGSAADLYILRPTTKSRPAVTSRLSRLTTAIYTQGPQSVESAQNTLSAPHRGHPGAPSPAPGLPPDFHADLLVGDWPKDLPQPRVKLATWPAKPYAAAVDRVAIAVPPGLEAALPRLLLATRAAHVRVIGTGLQPLPDVLATVYTSSTDDAGTLDAVRLPQPDGEAATVLRRILDNGHAKLANTWREGLIAVAHAQGTTLTKNEARALIREAAPWSDDLTPLEAPLHRLSALPQAVAATVSALTTTT; this is encoded by the coding sequence ATGGAGCGGGTCGATGCGGGGCGTGACGGCGTAGGGCAGGTCCGGATGGAACGGGACGGCCTGGAACGCCTGCTCGGCGCCGCAGGCGCGGAGAGCAGACGGCTGCGGCATGCGCTGGCGCTCCTGTGCGACGGCAAGTGGTGGACGCTCGCGAGCCTGGTCCGGTCCACCGCCACGTCAAGGCGCACGATCGAGGCCCTGCTTCGCGAGTTGCCCCTGGAGCGGGCCGGGGACCGCTTCCGGGTGCCGCTCACCCACACACCCGACTATCAGGACCTCCTCGCCGTAGCCCCGCCTCCCGAGGACCCGGTGGCCCACCTGGTCCCGCACTACGCTCACGTCCTGGAACGCCTCACCGAGCTGATCGCCGGGGCCCCACGTTCCCGTCATGTGCTGGACCACGTGTCCGCCACGCCGGACACCGTGCTGCGGCGCGCACTCCTGCTCGGCGCCCGCTACTGGCTGCCCGGCACGCGCCTGCTGTGCGTCGGCGACCACGACCTCACGTCGCTGGCCGTCAAGCTCGTCCACCCGGAGACCGACGTGACCGTGGTCGACATCGACGAGCGCATCCTGGCCTACATCGACGACCAGGAGCTGGGCGTCCGCACACGCTGGGCCGACCTGCGCCTCGGCCTGCCCGCCTCCGCCAGGGACCATGACCTGGCGCTCACCGATCCCCCGTACACGCCGGAGGGCACCGGCCTGTTCGTGGCGCGCGCCGTTGAGGGCTTGACGGACGAGGGACGGGTGCTGCTGGCCTACGGGGCGAGCGAGCGCACACCGATGCTGGCCTTCAAGGTGCAGCAGGCCCTGTCGGAGCTCAACCTCACGTACGAGGCGATCTACCCCGACTTCAACCGCTATTTCGGCGCGGAGGCCATCGGCTCCGCCGCTGACCTGTACATCCTCCGCCCCACGACCAAGTCACGGCCGGCCGTGACGTCCCGTCTGAGCCGCCTGACGACCGCCATCTATACTCAGGGCCCACAATCGGTCGAATCGGCTCAAAACACCCTCTCAGCCCCGCACAGGGGCCATCCAGGCGCCCCCTCACCCGCCCCCGGCCTGCCGCCGGACTTCCACGCAGACCTGCTGGTGGGCGACTGGCCGAAGGACCTTCCCCAGCCCCGGGTCAAGCTGGCGACCTGGCCGGCCAAGCCCTATGCGGCCGCTGTGGACCGCGTGGCCATCGCCGTGCCTCCCGGACTGGAGGCCGCACTCCCCCGCCTGCTGCTGGCCACCCGCGCCGCGCACGTCCGCGTGATCGGGACCGGCCTCCAGCCGCTCCCTGACGTGCTGGCCACTGTCTACACGTCGAGCACCGACGACGCAGGCACGCTCGACGCCGTACGCCTCCCCCAGCCCGACGGCGAGGCCGCGACCGTCCTGCGCAGGATCCTGGACAACGGCCACGCCAAGCTGGCCAACACGTGGCGGGAGGGGCTCATCGCGGTGGCCCACGCCCAGGGCACGACGCTCACCAAGAACGAGGCCCGCGCTCTCATCCGCGAGGCCGCCCCGTGGTCGGATGACCTCACCCCGCTGGAGGCGCCGCTCCACCGCCTGAGCGCCCTTCCGCAGGCGGTGGCGGCGACGGTCTCGGCCCTCACGACGACCACCTGA
- a CDS encoding MauE/DoxX family redox-associated membrane protein: MTTVARLVLGGVLIVAGALKIGNPSDSVVAVKAYQLLPESIAVPVGYVLPILEIVVGVLLVVGLLTRVAAVIAGLLMFAFVFGIAWAWANGLRIDCGCFGGGGQLGKGQEPTYLLDILRDFGLVLLGAWTVRFPPGRFALDGALGLGGDSADDEEDDQ, from the coding sequence GTGACGACCGTCGCGCGGCTCGTTCTGGGCGGAGTGCTGATCGTTGCGGGCGCGCTCAAGATCGGCAACCCGTCGGACTCCGTCGTGGCGGTCAAGGCTTACCAGCTGCTGCCCGAGTCGATAGCCGTCCCGGTGGGCTACGTCCTGCCGATTCTGGAGATCGTCGTCGGCGTGCTGCTGGTCGTCGGTCTGCTGACCAGGGTGGCCGCCGTGATCGCGGGGCTGCTCATGTTCGCGTTCGTGTTCGGCATCGCCTGGGCGTGGGCGAACGGCCTGCGGATCGACTGCGGCTGTTTCGGCGGCGGCGGCCAGCTGGGGAAGGGGCAGGAGCCCACCTACCTGCTCGACATCCTGCGTGACTTCGGCCTCGTACTGCTCGGCGCCTGGACCGTCCGTTTCCCGCCGGGCCGCTTCGCGCTCGACGGAGCCCTCGGCCTGGGGGGCGACAGTGCAGACGACGAGGAGGACGACCAATGA
- the lgt gene encoding prolipoprotein diacylglyceryl transferase, with product MLGVIVAVWLSERRWRARGGHKGTIVDIAVPAVIFGLIGGRLYHVITDWQTYFGSRAIKEPYQALFIWEGGLGIWGAIALGALGVWWAVRNRGISFSAMADTVAPGIAFAQGIGRWGNWFNQELYGSPTTLPWGLEIDADHGGEPGVLYHPTFLYESIWDVALGFALIFAGRRFALHHGRLFALYVAGYTLGRFWIEGLRIDPVGGVDHAVTFLGMRINQWTSIVLFVGALVYLWMTRNKQGVEVVVPASADGADPAHPADQADADSPDTTTEDSGPAAAEAAERTGDDADTTGEARGGEAGDDTAETERAEGSGTDDGPAESPDADDRSDADTVASTDAAASTDTDADTADRADAADADADADADADGAEAERAEAGEAEAERAEAVAGDRSEGVTKEKNSR from the coding sequence GTGCTCGGCGTCATCGTCGCCGTCTGGCTGAGCGAGCGGCGTTGGCGCGCCCGCGGTGGCCACAAGGGGACGATCGTCGACATCGCCGTCCCCGCGGTCATCTTCGGCCTCATCGGCGGACGCCTCTACCACGTCATCACCGACTGGCAGACCTACTTCGGCAGCCGGGCGATCAAGGAGCCTTACCAGGCGCTGTTCATCTGGGAGGGCGGCCTCGGCATCTGGGGCGCGATCGCCCTCGGCGCCCTCGGCGTCTGGTGGGCCGTGCGCAACCGCGGCATCTCCTTCAGCGCCATGGCCGACACGGTCGCGCCCGGCATCGCCTTCGCCCAAGGCATCGGCCGGTGGGGCAACTGGTTCAACCAGGAGCTCTACGGCTCGCCGACCACGCTGCCGTGGGGCCTGGAGATCGACGCCGACCACGGGGGAGAGCCCGGCGTGCTCTACCACCCGACCTTCCTGTACGAGTCGATCTGGGACGTGGCACTCGGCTTCGCGCTCATTTTCGCGGGCCGGCGGTTCGCGCTGCACCACGGGCGGCTGTTCGCCCTCTACGTCGCCGGTTACACGTTGGGCCGCTTCTGGATCGAGGGGCTGCGCATCGACCCGGTCGGCGGGGTCGACCACGCGGTGACGTTCCTCGGGATGCGGATCAACCAGTGGACGTCGATCGTGCTGTTCGTCGGGGCGCTGGTCTACCTCTGGATGACCAGGAACAAGCAGGGCGTGGAGGTCGTCGTGCCGGCGTCCGCCGACGGGGCGGACCCGGCACACCCGGCAGACCAGGCCGACGCCGACTCCCCGGACACGACCACCGAGGACAGCGGCCCGGCTGCCGCGGAGGCGGCCGAGCGGACCGGTGACGACGCGGATACGACCGGCGAGGCCAGGGGTGGCGAGGCCGGCGACGACACGGCCGAGACCGAGAGGGCCGAGGGCAGCGGGACCGACGATGGCCCGGCTGAGTCCCCCGACGCGGACGACAGGTCCGACGCGGACACGGTCGCCTCCACGGACGCGGCCGCCTCCACGGACACGGACGCGGACACCGCCGACCGCGCCGACGCTGCCGACGCCGACGCCGACGCCGACGCCGACGCCGACGGAGCCGAGGCTGAGCGCGCCGAAGCCGGCGAGGCCGAAGCCGAGCGCGCCGAAGCCGTGGCCGGGGACCGGTCCGAAGGCGTGACGAAGGAGAAGAACTCGCGATGA
- a CDS encoding endo-alpha-N-acetylgalactosaminidase family protein — MRQGPVVLAAALALAATAMAAPALADPGAQAGSRPPTPAPSPTYELPSPDFSPSGPPPPSPTVQNLAPTPAQVAEPIAIASADLRVELDPGFPRVLRYTHLASGATLGGSAGEPAVVLNGRPHTATVALSGNDGATARYRLTFPGLPGVALGASIGVKGRVTTFRIDSVSDTEAFRVGTIDLPGHDLVSVSSEQPGAATAFTRLDPNSTRTADVFARVAGDTAPDAAPVGATYAIVNTDRLAAAIESNSTYDRPSGVTDRDAARFWHQARKDPAGTVTVGVWSGQWTYRAAGSPFTEEAPWAKVVVTPDANGDETVDWQDGAVAFRGIGVKALGAERTRDRVVIHIPFNFSSQATHPFLRTLDDVKRISLATDGLGQLALLKGYQSEGHDAAHPDYGGNYNRRAGGLKDLNTLLKAGKGWNATFGVHVNATESYPEAKNFSEQLVNKDAKGWNWLDQAYLIDQRGDLTRGTLARRFAQLRGETDRNLAVLYVDVFRPFGWVADRTLAELRAQGWQVTTEWSDKLERSSLWAHWANDLNYGGVTNKGLNSQIIRFIRNDEKDVWNAHPILGNARIVEFEGWTAENDFTAFYRNIWEHNLPAKFLQHHKIIDWNADEIVFTGGVRGTNRNGRREWFAGGRKVLDGGTYLLPWQGRHYHYNPAGGETTWDADRPMTVYRLTDQGRVPVGTVTPVGGKITLRAEAGVPYVLYPGKAPKLPDPGWGQGSGVRDPGFNGDRLDGWRVSGPVSVERNDLGHRVARLAGGAQARLEQRLTGLEPGRTYTASAFVEVEPGKTRPTTLEAGGQAVTIERSTAKNYIASDEKHDTYFQRVKVTFTAPGDAVTLRITAAGAPGDVRVDDVRVFRREPPGRVETFESAEPGWGPFVKGDAGGSFDARTHLAERHEPYTQAGWNGKTVDDVLNGDWSLKAHEERQGLIYRTLPWTARFEAGRAYEVSFSYQNAQADTYQWVTGYDAGGASVETRRTPIPERRTTATFTERVVGGCGDVWVGLRSLRPEQAGADFILDDFSVTDLGPAQDAPACGSLELAPASAAFEQGAANDVTTTFTNREDAAAADVRVTLEAPEGWAVAGDGTGSVEPGGRLTTTWKVTPPADAPYDVYDLKAAVSYTVGGVAKTLTASVRVRTLPPPPQADAYASDLEWVSADNGWGPVERDRSNGDTGEADGGPIVIGGRTFAKGLGTHAPAKIRFYLNGRCTEFRAFVGVDDVQATRGSVRFGVVADGVERARSPVLRAADPAYELVADLTGARYVDLVADDAGDGNGNDHADWGEARLICG, encoded by the coding sequence ATGCGTCAAGGTCCCGTTGTCTTAGCAGCAGCCCTCGCACTCGCGGCCACGGCCATGGCCGCCCCGGCCCTCGCCGACCCCGGCGCGCAGGCCGGATCGCGGCCGCCCACGCCGGCTCCGTCGCCCACATATGAGCTGCCTTCTCCCGACTTCTCGCCGAGCGGCCCGCCGCCGCCCAGCCCCACGGTGCAGAACCTGGCGCCCACGCCCGCCCAGGTGGCCGAACCGATCGCGATCGCGTCCGCGGACTTACGCGTCGAGCTGGACCCGGGGTTCCCGCGCGTCCTGCGGTACACCCACCTGGCGAGCGGCGCCACGCTCGGCGGCAGCGCCGGCGAGCCCGCGGTCGTGCTGAACGGCCGGCCGCACACCGCCACCGTCGCGCTGTCCGGGAACGACGGCGCGACCGCTCGCTACCGGCTGACCTTCCCCGGCCTGCCCGGCGTCGCGCTGGGGGCGAGCATCGGGGTCAAGGGCCGGGTGACGACGTTCAGGATCGACTCGGTGTCCGACACCGAGGCGTTCCGCGTCGGCACGATCGATCTGCCCGGCCACGACCTGGTGTCGGTCTCGAGCGAGCAGCCGGGCGCCGCCACCGCGTTCACCAGGCTCGATCCGAACTCCACCCGCACCGCGGACGTGTTCGCCCGGGTCGCCGGGGACACCGCGCCCGACGCGGCCCCGGTCGGGGCGACGTACGCGATCGTGAACACCGACCGGCTGGCGGCGGCGATCGAGTCGAACTCCACCTATGACCGCCCCTCGGGCGTCACCGACCGGGACGCCGCCAGGTTCTGGCACCAGGCCAGGAAGGACCCGGCCGGGACGGTCACCGTGGGCGTGTGGAGCGGGCAGTGGACGTACCGGGCGGCGGGCTCGCCGTTCACCGAGGAGGCGCCCTGGGCCAAGGTCGTGGTCACCCCCGACGCCAACGGTGACGAGACGGTGGACTGGCAGGACGGCGCGGTCGCGTTCCGGGGCATCGGCGTCAAGGCGCTGGGCGCGGAGCGGACCAGGGACCGGGTGGTGATCCACATCCCGTTCAACTTCTCCAGCCAGGCCACGCACCCGTTCCTGCGCACGCTCGACGACGTCAAGCGGATCTCGCTGGCCACCGACGGTCTCGGCCAGCTGGCGCTGCTCAAGGGCTACCAGTCCGAAGGGCACGACGCTGCGCACCCCGACTACGGCGGCAACTACAACCGCCGCGCCGGCGGTCTGAAGGACCTCAACACGCTGCTCAAGGCCGGCAAGGGCTGGAACGCCACGTTCGGCGTGCACGTCAACGCCACCGAGTCCTACCCCGAGGCCAAGAACTTCAGCGAGCAGCTCGTCAACAAGGACGCCAAGGGCTGGAACTGGCTCGACCAGGCGTACCTGATCGACCAGCGCGGCGACCTGACCAGGGGGACGCTCGCCCGGAGGTTCGCGCAGCTGCGCGGGGAGACCGACAGGAACCTCGCGGTGTTGTACGTGGACGTGTTCCGGCCGTTCGGCTGGGTCGCCGACCGCACGCTGGCCGAGCTGCGCGCGCAGGGCTGGCAGGTGACCACGGAATGGTCGGACAAGCTGGAACGGTCGTCGCTGTGGGCGCACTGGGCCAACGACCTGAACTACGGCGGGGTCACCAACAAGGGGCTGAACTCGCAGATCATCCGATTCATCCGCAACGACGAGAAGGACGTCTGGAACGCCCACCCGATCCTCGGCAACGCCCGCATCGTCGAGTTCGAGGGCTGGACGGCGGAGAACGACTTCACCGCCTTCTACCGCAACATCTGGGAGCACAATCTGCCGGCCAAGTTCCTGCAGCACCACAAGATCATCGACTGGAACGCCGACGAGATCGTCTTCACCGGCGGCGTGCGCGGCACGAACCGGAACGGCCGGCGTGAGTGGTTCGCGGGCGGGCGCAAGGTGCTCGACGGCGGCACGTACCTGCTGCCGTGGCAGGGCAGGCACTACCACTACAACCCGGCGGGCGGCGAGACCACGTGGGACGCCGACCGGCCGATGACCGTCTACCGGCTCACCGACCAGGGCCGCGTCCCCGTGGGGACGGTCACTCCCGTCGGCGGGAAGATCACGCTGCGGGCCGAGGCGGGCGTGCCGTACGTGCTCTACCCCGGCAAGGCGCCCAAGCTGCCCGATCCCGGATGGGGGCAGGGCAGCGGGGTGCGTGACCCCGGATTCAACGGCGACCGGCTCGACGGATGGCGGGTCAGCGGGCCTGTGAGCGTCGAGAGGAACGACCTGGGCCACCGGGTGGCCCGGCTGGCCGGCGGCGCCCAGGCACGGCTCGAGCAGCGGCTGACGGGCCTGGAGCCGGGGCGTACGTACACCGCGTCGGCGTTCGTCGAGGTCGAGCCGGGCAAGACGCGTCCGACCACCCTGGAGGCAGGCGGCCAGGCGGTGACGATCGAGCGGTCCACGGCCAAGAACTACATCGCCTCCGACGAGAAGCACGACACCTACTTCCAGCGGGTCAAGGTCACCTTCACCGCGCCCGGGGACGCGGTCACGTTGCGGATCACGGCCGCCGGCGCGCCCGGGGACGTGCGGGTGGACGACGTGCGCGTGTTCCGGCGGGAGCCGCCGGGCCGGGTCGAGACGTTCGAGTCGGCCGAGCCCGGGTGGGGGCCGTTCGTGAAGGGGGACGCGGGCGGGTCGTTCGACGCGCGCACCCACCTGGCCGAGCGGCACGAGCCGTACACGCAGGCCGGGTGGAACGGCAAGACGGTCGACGACGTGCTGAACGGCGACTGGTCGCTCAAGGCCCACGAGGAGCGGCAGGGGCTGATCTACCGTACGCTGCCGTGGACCGCGCGGTTCGAGGCCGGGCGCGCGTACGAGGTGTCGTTCAGCTATCAGAACGCGCAGGCGGACACGTACCAGTGGGTGACCGGCTACGACGCGGGCGGCGCGAGTGTGGAGACGCGGCGCACGCCCATCCCCGAGCGGCGCACCACCGCCACCTTCACCGAGCGGGTGGTCGGCGGGTGCGGTGACGTGTGGGTCGGGCTGCGCTCGCTCCGGCCCGAGCAGGCCGGAGCCGACTTCATCCTGGACGACTTCTCCGTCACCGACCTCGGGCCCGCGCAGGACGCGCCGGCCTGCGGGTCGCTGGAGCTGGCGCCCGCCTCGGCGGCGTTCGAGCAGGGCGCCGCGAACGACGTCACCACCACGTTCACCAACCGGGAGGACGCGGCGGCGGCCGATGTGCGGGTGACACTGGAAGCGCCGGAAGGCTGGGCCGTCGCCGGCGACGGAACCGGGAGCGTCGAGCCCGGCGGCCGGCTCACCACGACGTGGAAGGTCACCCCGCCCGCCGACGCCCCCTACGACGTCTACGACCTGAAGGCCGCCGTGTCCTACACCGTCGGCGGCGTGGCGAAGACGCTGACGGCCTCGGTACGCGTACGGACCCTGCCGCCGCCTCCCCAGGCCGACGCCTACGCCAGCGACCTGGAGTGGGTCAGCGCCGACAACGGCTGGGGGCCCGTCGAGCGCGACCGGTCCAACGGCGACACCGGCGAGGCCGACGGCGGGCCGATCGTCATCGGCGGGCGGACCTTCGCCAAGGGGCTCGGCACGCACGCCCCAGCCAAGATCCGCTTCTATCTGAACGGGCGGTGCACGGAGTTCCGCGCGTTCGTCGGGGTGGACGACGTGCAGGCCACGCGGGGGTCGGTGCGGTTCGGCGTGGTGGCCGACGGCGTGGAGCGGGCGCGCAGCCCGGTGCTGCGCGCCGCCGACCCGGCGTACGAGCTGGTCGCCGACCTGACCGGCGCCCGCTACGTGGACCTCGTGGCCGACGACGCGGGCGACGGCAACGGCAACGACCACGCCGACTGGGGGGAGGCCAGGCTCATCTGCGGCTGA